In Bradyrhizobium erythrophlei, a single genomic region encodes these proteins:
- a CDS encoding amidohydrolase family protein codes for MLNRRDLLLASVAAGVAMQNRGAFAKAAQPSTKVNFEIPPHACDCHTHIHLPEKYPFWDGRVYTPEPASPEEMAALHKSLGIERVVIVTPSVYGTDNRATLEGIKFRGDTARGVAVIDDKTSEADLDAMGKAGIKGIRVNLATSGVNDPSIGRKRLEAAIERVKGRGWHVQCYTNLALLTNIKDVLASSPVPIVFDHFGGADADKGLEQPGWAELVEAVKSGKVYVKISGAYRLSNKGPDYPDSVPFAKALIAANPDRLVWGSDWPHPDSVTPPGKKPTDLNPLLQIEDGRVLNLLAEWTPDAATRKKILVDNPARLYGFS; via the coding sequence GCGGCGCAGCCTTCGACAAAGGTGAATTTCGAAATTCCGCCTCACGCCTGCGACTGCCATACCCACATTCACTTGCCTGAAAAGTACCCGTTCTGGGACGGGCGCGTGTACACGCCTGAGCCGGCCTCGCCGGAAGAAATGGCGGCGCTGCACAAGTCGCTCGGCATCGAGCGCGTCGTGATCGTGACGCCGAGCGTCTACGGCACCGACAACCGCGCCACGCTCGAAGGCATCAAATTCCGCGGCGATACCGCACGCGGCGTCGCCGTGATCGACGACAAGACGTCGGAAGCCGATCTCGATGCGATGGGCAAGGCCGGCATCAAAGGCATCCGCGTCAACCTTGCGACCAGCGGCGTCAACGATCCCTCGATCGGGCGCAAGCGCCTTGAGGCTGCGATCGAGCGCGTGAAGGGGCGCGGCTGGCATGTCCAGTGCTACACCAACCTGGCGCTGCTGACGAACATCAAGGATGTGCTGGCGTCGTCGCCCGTTCCGATCGTGTTCGACCATTTCGGCGGTGCGGATGCCGACAAGGGTCTCGAACAGCCAGGCTGGGCCGAACTCGTCGAAGCCGTGAAAAGCGGTAAGGTCTACGTGAAGATCTCTGGCGCTTACCGGCTGTCGAACAAGGGACCGGACTATCCGGACTCGGTGCCGTTTGCGAAGGCGCTGATCGCCGCCAACCCGGATCGCCTGGTCTGGGGCTCGGATTGGCCGCATCCGGATTCGGTGACGCCACCGGGCAAGAAACCGACCGACCTGAATCCGTTGCTTCAGATCGAAGACGGCCGCGTCCTCAACCTCCTCGCGGAATGGACGCCCGATGCCGCGACCCGGAAGAAGATCCTGGTCGACAACCCGGCACGGCTTTACGGCTTTTCGTGA
- a CDS encoding CoA transferase — translation MQSPKQILSRLWALAGGEPAALDAVTLTGEEPQLPSSFRVAAAAQTSIAAAALAAAQLWKLRSGQGQDIAVDMRHAVVECRSERYLRLDDTPPPPAWDAIAGVYKTRGQRFVRLHTNFPHHRDAVCSVLKCKAERDEVQAALMAWDAEAFETAAYEAGGVVSMMRSYDEWSATPQARALAALPVITFEKIGEAALKPWPAGDRPLAGLRVLDLSRVIAGPVAGRTLAAHGADVMLVSSPELPAIPWLTIDTGRGKLSTFLDLKREEGRNQMKALLAEADIFSQGYRPQALADLGFSPEEAAAINPGIVYVSLSAYGHVGPWSSRRGFDSLVQTSTGFNHAEGQAAGVDGPKELPAQILDHATGYLMAFGAMMAKARQSQEGGSWHVRVSLAQTGRWLWDLGRIAEGLKTEDLKGEAVPPFVEQVPSGFGSLQAIRHAAQLSRTPAFWSRPAMPLGSHPPRWPAR, via the coding sequence ATGCAAAGCCCGAAACAAATCCTTAGCCGTCTTTGGGCTCTGGCCGGAGGAGAGCCTGCCGCGCTCGATGCCGTCACGCTGACAGGCGAGGAGCCGCAACTGCCATCGTCCTTTCGTGTCGCGGCTGCCGCCCAAACGAGCATTGCGGCGGCGGCGCTTGCGGCGGCGCAACTCTGGAAATTGCGGAGCGGGCAGGGACAGGACATCGCAGTCGATATGCGTCACGCCGTCGTCGAATGCCGCAGCGAGCGTTACTTGCGCCTCGACGATACGCCACCGCCGCCGGCCTGGGATGCGATCGCCGGCGTCTACAAGACGCGCGGCCAGCGCTTCGTTCGTCTGCATACCAATTTTCCGCATCATCGCGATGCCGTGTGCAGTGTCCTGAAGTGCAAGGCCGAACGCGACGAGGTCCAGGCGGCGTTGATGGCCTGGGACGCCGAAGCATTCGAGACTGCCGCCTATGAGGCCGGTGGCGTGGTCTCCATGATGCGGTCGTACGATGAATGGTCGGCGACACCGCAGGCCAGGGCACTGGCCGCCTTGCCGGTCATTACATTCGAGAAAATCGGAGAGGCCGCGCTAAAGCCATGGCCCGCCGGCGATCGCCCGCTTGCGGGTTTGCGCGTGCTCGATTTGTCGCGCGTGATCGCTGGCCCCGTCGCGGGGCGCACGCTCGCCGCCCACGGCGCCGACGTGATGCTGGTGTCTAGCCCCGAACTCCCGGCGATTCCGTGGCTCACCATCGACACCGGCCGCGGCAAACTCTCGACCTTTCTCGATCTCAAGCGCGAGGAGGGTCGTAACCAGATGAAAGCGCTGCTCGCAGAGGCCGATATCTTTTCGCAAGGTTATCGCCCGCAGGCGCTCGCCGATCTCGGCTTCTCGCCGGAAGAGGCGGCAGCGATCAATCCTGGCATCGTCTATGTCTCGCTGTCAGCTTACGGCCATGTCGGACCATGGTCGAGCCGCCGCGGTTTTGACTCGCTGGTGCAGACCTCGACGGGTTTCAATCATGCCGAGGGACAAGCGGCCGGCGTCGACGGGCCGAAAGAATTGCCGGCGCAAATTCTCGATCACGCCACCGGCTATCTGATGGCGTTCGGCGCCATGATGGCGAAGGCGCGCCAGTCGCAGGAGGGCGGCAGCTGGCACGTTCGCGTGTCGCTGGCGCAAACCGGACGATGGTTATGGGATCTGGGGCGTATCGCTGAAGGCCTCAAGACCGAGGATTTGAAAGGCGAAGCGGTTCCGCCCTTTGTGGAGCAGGTGCCGTCCGGCTTCGGATCGCTTCAGGCGATCCGCCACGCCGCGCAACTGTCGCGGACGCCGGCATTCTGGTCGCGGCCGGCGATGCCGCTTGGCAGTCACCCGCCGCGATGGCCGGCGCGGTGA
- a CDS encoding sulfite exporter TauE/SafE family protein — protein sequence MGDISSFCLLSIAVFCGAFVSGLAGFAFSAVAGAILLHVLPPLEAVPLMMACSITVQATNLWALRKSIRWKQSSVLVVGGLLGVPIAVWLLQAADARIFRESFGLAIACYAAYMLFRPVLSHRLQMNVGRSALIGFGGGFVGGLTAMPGAVPTIWCDIHGVPKTEQRGLVQPFIAAMQIFSLVLMLLQNDLSSKVLVEFVTSIPALLAGAALGIFAFRCVNEASFRRIILTMLLFSGLLLAL from the coding sequence ATGGGCGACATCTCGTCGTTTTGCCTGCTCAGTATCGCCGTGTTTTGCGGCGCCTTCGTCTCGGGCCTCGCAGGCTTTGCCTTTTCGGCGGTGGCCGGCGCGATTCTCCTTCACGTTCTCCCGCCATTGGAGGCGGTCCCGCTGATGATGGCGTGCAGCATCACCGTACAAGCCACGAATCTTTGGGCGTTGAGAAAAAGCATCCGCTGGAAGCAGAGCTCGGTACTGGTCGTGGGCGGATTGCTTGGCGTTCCGATCGCCGTGTGGTTGCTGCAAGCTGCCGACGCGCGGATCTTCAGAGAGAGCTTTGGTCTCGCCATCGCCTGCTATGCGGCCTACATGTTGTTCCGGCCGGTGCTTTCTCATCGCCTGCAGATGAATGTGGGACGCAGTGCATTAATCGGCTTCGGCGGCGGCTTTGTCGGCGGGTTAACGGCCATGCCGGGCGCAGTCCCGACCATCTGGTGCGATATTCATGGGGTTCCCAAGACCGAGCAGCGCGGGCTGGTTCAGCCTTTCATTGCCGCCATGCAGATTTTCTCGCTCGTGCTGATGCTGTTGCAAAATGATTTGTCTTCGAAGGTCTTGGTTGAGTTTGTCACCAGTATTCCGGCGCTGCTCGCCGGCGCTGCGCTAGGGATTTTCGCTTTCCGCTGTGTCAATGAAGCGTCGTTCCGGCGGATCATTCTCACCATGTTGCTATTTTCTGGACTGCTGCTGGCCTTGTGA
- a CDS encoding winged helix-turn-helix domain-containing tetratricopeptide repeat protein: MLYFFDDFALDTSQRELRRDGSAIPLQPQVFDLLEYLIRHRDRVATKDDLISAIWGGRIVSESSLTTRINAARTAIGDSGDEQRLIKTVPRKGIRFIGTVREEGPAAGETIQISPQPARRLSIVVLPFANLSGDPEQDYFADGVTESLTTDLSRISGSFVIARNTAFTFKGKGVGPERLGRELNVRYVLEGSVQRGGNRLRVNVQLIDAETGNHLWAERFDKPVADLFDMQDEIVARLANALNAQLIEAEARRAERSHNPDAMDLYFQGMNWWNKGMTPEHMAQAKAYFERALKLDPGQVESLVAIAAVDSSIGANFMVDDRDALLAAAEATVTKALSMSPRHARGHLVLGSVLNVTKRAAQGVRECELSLALDQNSADAHGLIGLAKIFLGRGAETEAHIQEAFRLSPRDIFAFRWLHYVGMARQTLGDDAGAVAWLRRSLEANRNYPLAHFQLAAALAQIGSLEEARAAVRAGLALNPAFTLRRTRGRMSDDPTYRAGAKRIYEGMQIAGVPEN; encoded by the coding sequence TTGCTGTACTTCTTTGACGATTTCGCTCTCGACACCAGCCAGCGGGAGCTGCGCCGTGACGGATCGGCAATTCCGCTGCAACCCCAGGTCTTCGACCTCCTCGAATATCTGATCCGGCACCGCGACCGGGTGGCGACCAAGGACGACCTGATCAGCGCAATCTGGGGCGGGCGGATCGTCTCGGAGTCATCGCTCACCACCCGAATCAACGCGGCCCGCACAGCCATTGGCGATTCCGGCGACGAACAACGCCTGATCAAGACCGTACCGCGCAAGGGCATCCGCTTTATCGGCACGGTGCGAGAGGAAGGGCCCGCTGCGGGCGAGACGATCCAGATCTCACCACAACCCGCGCGTCGTCTGTCTATCGTCGTGTTGCCGTTCGCGAATCTCAGCGGCGATCCCGAGCAGGACTATTTCGCCGATGGGGTCACAGAGAGTCTGACCACGGATCTTTCGCGCATCAGCGGCTCGTTCGTGATTGCACGCAACACCGCGTTTACCTTCAAGGGGAAAGGCGTTGGCCCCGAGAGGCTCGGAAGAGAGCTGAACGTTCGCTATGTTCTCGAAGGTTCGGTGCAGCGTGGCGGCAACCGGCTACGGGTCAATGTGCAGTTAATCGACGCCGAAACCGGCAATCATCTTTGGGCTGAGCGCTTCGACAAACCCGTCGCCGATCTCTTCGACATGCAGGACGAAATCGTCGCCAGGCTCGCCAATGCGCTGAATGCCCAGCTCATCGAGGCCGAGGCGCGGCGCGCGGAGCGTTCGCACAACCCGGATGCCATGGACTTGTACTTCCAGGGCATGAACTGGTGGAACAAGGGAATGACGCCCGAGCATATGGCTCAGGCAAAGGCGTATTTCGAGCGCGCCCTGAAGCTCGATCCAGGACAAGTCGAGTCGCTGGTCGCTATCGCGGCCGTGGATTCCTCGATCGGGGCGAATTTCATGGTCGATGACCGCGACGCGCTCCTTGCGGCAGCCGAGGCAACGGTCACCAAGGCTCTCTCCATGTCTCCGCGGCACGCCCGCGGACACCTCGTGCTGGGCTCCGTGCTCAACGTAACGAAGCGAGCGGCGCAAGGCGTTCGGGAATGCGAGCTGTCGCTGGCGCTGGATCAAAACTCCGCCGACGCCCACGGCCTCATCGGTCTCGCGAAGATTTTTCTCGGCCGTGGCGCGGAAACCGAGGCCCATATCCAGGAAGCGTTCCGGTTGTCTCCCCGCGATATCTTCGCCTTCCGCTGGCTGCATTATGTCGGCATGGCCAGGCAAACGCTCGGCGACGATGCCGGGGCGGTTGCATGGCTGCGGCGGTCGCTTGAGGCCAACCGGAATTATCCGCTTGCGCATTTCCAGCTTGCCGCAGCGCTTGCGCAGATCGGTTCGCTGGAGGAAGCGCGGGCCGCGGTACGAGCCGGGCTTGCGCTCAATCCGGCTTTCACCCTTCGTCGCACGCGCGGCAGAATGAGCGACGATCCGACCTATCGGGCGGGAGCCAAGCGCATCTATGAAGGCATGCAAATCGCCGGAGTGCCGGAGAATTGA
- a CDS encoding adenylate/guanylate cyclase domain-containing protein, which yields MPKFLRIGVHQSNVSGYTSKAWCVRRVGSTVFLKWGAVEVHGVGDGRKAYWTLPPRDKTIRCGTVQRAKDYAKAAIARRRIHRYEPLVGNIATRRRTADRGAELKQALATILFVDIVRSTEKAAKLGDLRWTQVMNHYYAAVRKELKTLRGKEVVTTGDGLLATFAAPAAGVRCATAIHKAVRTLGLEVRVGLHAGEYKVSGAEVIGLAFHIGARVAAKARAGEVLVSRAVKDLMSQSGIGFKDRGVHQLKGVPGRWRLYRVEH from the coding sequence ATGCCCAAATTCCTTCGCATCGGAGTCCATCAGTCGAACGTTTCCGGATACACGTCAAAGGCGTGGTGTGTTCGACGGGTTGGCTCGACGGTTTTCCTGAAGTGGGGCGCCGTGGAAGTTCATGGCGTCGGGGATGGACGAAAGGCTTACTGGACGCTTCCACCGAGGGATAAGACAATTCGTTGCGGCACGGTGCAGCGTGCCAAGGACTATGCAAAAGCAGCGATCGCGCGGCGGCGCATCCATCGCTATGAACCGCTGGTCGGAAATATTGCGACCCGGCGCCGAACCGCCGATCGCGGCGCCGAACTCAAGCAAGCGCTCGCCACGATCCTGTTTGTCGACATCGTCCGGTCTACTGAAAAGGCGGCAAAGCTCGGCGATTTGCGCTGGACGCAGGTGATGAATCACTATTACGCCGCTGTCCGTAAGGAGCTGAAGACGTTGCGTGGAAAAGAAGTGGTGACGACCGGGGACGGACTGCTGGCGACGTTCGCCGCGCCGGCTGCCGGGGTCCGTTGCGCGACCGCAATCCATAAGGCAGTGCGCACGCTTGGGCTCGAGGTCAGGGTCGGGCTGCACGCGGGCGAATACAAGGTGAGCGGAGCGGAAGTGATCGGCCTCGCCTTCCATATCGGCGCGCGCGTCGCTGCGAAAGCCCGCGCCGGCGAAGTCCTGGTCTCGCGCGCGGTCAAGGATCTGATGTCGCAGTCGGGAATAGGCTTCAAGGATCGCGGCGTTCACCAGCTCAAAGGCGTGCCGGGGCGATGGCGCCTGTACCGGGTCGAGCATTAG
- a CDS encoding error-prone DNA polymerase encodes MIGYAEIGITTNFSFLRGGSHPQAYVHQAAELDLPVIGIADHNTLAGVVRAFKELDNSKLKHRPRLLIGARIVFSDGMPDILVYPRDRAAYGRLCQLLTRGKRGEDTLKGECHLKFDDLLEFADGQLLVMALPHHFEEAKAHDILKRLRSSQADGVWLAASLLYRGDDRRRLARLRRVADGAGVPLLATNEVLYHEPSRRRLQDVLTCIREKTTIEAVGKRAEANAERHLKPAEEMVRLFRDVPQAIAETMRFADRITFSLDQLKYQYPDEPVPRGKTAQQHLEDLTQTGVQKYFGGDIDDTLRATLRKELDLIAELKYAHYFLTVHDIVHYARSQNILCQGRGSAANSAVCYVLGITSVDPTKVDLLFERFISKERLEPPDIDVDFEHSRREEVMQYVYRRYGRHRAAIIATVIHYRPRSAIRDVGKALGLTEDVTAALADTVWGSWGSGLNEMQVKQAGFDPKNPMVELAVELATELIEFPRHLSQHVGGYVLTQDRLDTYVPIGNAAMDDRTFIEWDKDDVDALNMMKVDVLALGMLTCIRKCFDLIENHKGKRWELVTIPQDEKLVYDMLCRGESLGVFQVESRAQMNMLPRLKPRTFYDLVIEVAIVRPGPIQGDMVHPYLRRRNGIEKENYPAPSPEYGTPDELYKVLHKTLGVPLFQEQAMRIAIEAAGFTSEEANGLRRAMATFRNVGTIGNFEDKMIGNMIRRGYDPQFAKNCFEQIKGFGSYGFPESHAASFAQLVYISSWLKHFHPDAFCCGLLNSQPMGFYAPAQIVADAIKNKVKVREIDVSHSVAQNTLEEKDGDYCAVRLGFRQIDGFKWVDEDEERLKYIQSSFRGTRSVNFDAQLRIRESIVERTRGLMDSGLAPRGAPRNDSMEEPDDWADRIVAARNRRPFTSLEDFARDTALPKRALVLLADADAFRSIGLDRRAALWAVRRLPDDVPLPLFETAAAREQPDEQAKPLPAMPLSEHVVADYQTIRLSLKGHPMEFLRARFTREGVIACSSVSDARDRQHVRCAGVVLVRQRPGSAKGVVFMTLEDETGIANIVVWPKVMERFRKEVMGSRLILVEGTIQSSPEKVVHLVAERLFDRSGDLLALANDAPRKHAVPAGATVVEPLNDDRREHPDNPAQKIRHPRNVRILPPSRDFH; translated from the coding sequence ATGATTGGTTATGCGGAAATCGGCATCACGACGAACTTCTCGTTCCTGCGTGGCGGCTCGCATCCGCAGGCCTATGTGCATCAGGCGGCAGAGCTTGATCTCCCTGTGATCGGCATCGCTGACCACAACACGTTGGCCGGCGTCGTGCGGGCTTTCAAGGAACTCGACAATTCCAAGCTCAAGCACAGACCGAGGCTCCTGATCGGAGCGCGGATCGTCTTTAGCGACGGCATGCCGGACATCCTGGTCTATCCGCGCGATCGCGCGGCTTACGGCCGGCTCTGTCAATTGCTCACCCGTGGCAAGCGTGGCGAGGACACGCTCAAGGGCGAATGCCACCTGAAATTCGATGATCTGCTGGAATTTGCCGACGGTCAGCTTCTGGTGATGGCGTTGCCGCACCATTTCGAAGAGGCGAAGGCGCACGACATTCTGAAGCGGTTGCGGTCAAGCCAGGCCGACGGCGTATGGTTGGCGGCAAGCCTGCTCTACCGTGGCGACGACCGGCGGCGTCTGGCGCGGCTCCGGCGCGTCGCCGATGGCGCCGGTGTGCCGTTACTCGCGACCAATGAGGTGCTCTACCACGAACCATCGCGCCGCCGCTTGCAGGATGTGCTCACCTGTATTCGCGAGAAGACGACCATCGAGGCGGTCGGCAAGCGCGCCGAGGCTAATGCCGAACGCCATCTCAAGCCTGCTGAAGAAATGGTGCGGCTGTTTCGCGACGTGCCGCAGGCGATTGCCGAGACCATGCGGTTTGCCGACCGCATCACCTTTTCGCTCGATCAGCTCAAATACCAGTATCCCGACGAGCCGGTGCCGCGGGGCAAGACCGCGCAGCAGCATCTGGAAGACCTGACCCAAACGGGTGTGCAAAAATATTTCGGTGGCGATATCGACGACACGTTACGCGCAACCTTGCGCAAGGAGCTCGATCTCATCGCCGAGCTGAAATACGCGCATTATTTTCTCACCGTGCACGACATCGTGCATTATGCGCGCAGTCAGAACATTCTTTGTCAGGGGCGGGGATCGGCGGCGAACTCCGCCGTATGCTACGTGCTCGGCATCACCTCGGTCGATCCGACCAAGGTCGACCTCTTGTTCGAGCGCTTCATTTCCAAGGAGCGCCTTGAGCCACCCGACATCGATGTCGATTTCGAACATTCGCGGCGCGAAGAGGTGATGCAATATGTCTATCGCCGCTATGGCCGGCATCGTGCGGCCATCATCGCGACCGTCATTCACTATCGGCCGCGCAGCGCGATCCGCGATGTCGGCAAGGCGCTCGGATTGACCGAGGATGTGACCGCAGCACTTGCCGATACGGTGTGGGGAAGCTGGGGTTCGGGCCTCAACGAGATGCAGGTCAAGCAGGCGGGCTTCGATCCGAAAAACCCGATGGTGGAGCTTGCGGTTGAACTCGCCACCGAGCTGATCGAATTCCCGCGCCACCTGTCGCAGCATGTCGGCGGCTACGTGCTGACCCAGGACCGGCTCGATACCTATGTGCCGATCGGCAACGCCGCCATGGACGACCGCACCTTCATCGAATGGGACAAGGACGATGTCGACGCGCTGAACATGATGAAGGTCGATGTGCTGGCGCTGGGCATGCTGACCTGCATCCGTAAATGCTTTGACCTGATCGAAAACCATAAAGGCAAGCGCTGGGAACTGGTGACGATCCCTCAGGACGAGAAGCTGGTCTACGACATGCTGTGCCGCGGTGAATCGCTCGGCGTCTTCCAGGTCGAGAGCCGCGCCCAGATGAATATGCTGCCGCGCCTGAAGCCGCGCACCTTTTACGATCTTGTCATCGAAGTTGCGATCGTGCGGCCCGGCCCGATCCAGGGCGACATGGTGCATCCTTACTTGCGCCGGCGAAACGGCATTGAGAAGGAAAACTATCCGGCGCCTTCGCCGGAGTACGGCACTCCTGATGAACTGTACAAGGTGTTGCACAAGACGCTCGGCGTGCCGCTGTTTCAGGAGCAGGCGATGCGGATCGCGATCGAGGCTGCGGGCTTTACTTCCGAGGAAGCCAATGGTCTGCGCCGTGCGATGGCGACGTTTCGTAATGTCGGCACCATCGGCAATTTCGAAGACAAGATGATCGGGAATATGATCCGGCGGGGTTACGATCCTCAATTCGCCAAGAACTGTTTTGAACAGATCAAGGGTTTTGGCTCGTATGGTTTTCCGGAAAGCCATGCCGCCAGCTTCGCGCAGCTTGTCTATATCTCGTCATGGCTGAAGCATTTTCACCCCGATGCGTTCTGTTGCGGACTGCTCAATTCGCAGCCGATGGGCTTTTATGCGCCGGCGCAGATTGTCGCTGATGCCATCAAGAACAAGGTCAAGGTGCGCGAGATCGACGTGTCCCACAGCGTTGCCCAGAACACGCTCGAGGAAAAAGACGGTGACTATTGCGCGGTGCGTCTCGGCTTCCGTCAGATCGATGGTTTCAAGTGGGTCGATGAGGATGAGGAGCGGCTGAAATATATCCAATCGTCATTCCGGGGCACGCGAAGCGTGAACTTTGATGCGCAGTTGCGCATCAGAGAATCCATTGTTGAGCGAACACGCGGCTTAATGGATTCCGGGCTCGCGCCAAGAGGCGCGCCCCGGAATGACAGTATGGAGGAGCCCGACGACTGGGCCGACCGCATCGTTGCCGCCCGCAACCGCCGTCCCTTTACGTCGCTGGAAGACTTTGCCCGCGACACCGCGTTGCCCAAGCGCGCGCTGGTCCTGCTGGCGGATGCCGATGCGTTTCGTTCCATCGGGCTAGATCGTCGTGCGGCATTATGGGCGGTGCGCCGTCTGCCCGATGATGTACCTCTACCGCTGTTCGAGACCGCTGCCGCCCGCGAGCAGCCGGATGAACAGGCAAAGCCGTTGCCGGCGATGCCGCTGTCGGAGCATGTGGTCGCGGACTATCAGACCATTCGCCTCTCGCTGAAGGGCCATCCGATGGAGTTCTTGCGCGCCAGGTTTACGCGCGAGGGCGTGATCGCGTGTTCGTCGGTGTCCGATGCCAGGGACAGGCAACATGTCCGCTGCGCCGGCGTGGTGCTGGTGCGTCAGCGTCCGGGCAGCGCCAAGGGCGTGGTCTTCATGACGCTGGAGGATGAAACCGGCATCGCCAACATCGTGGTGTGGCCCAAGGTGATGGAGCGCTTCCGCAAGGAGGTGATGGGATCCCGGTTGATCCTGGTCGAGGGCACTATTCAAAGCAGTCCGGAAAAGGTCGTGCATCTCGTCGCCGAAAGACTGTTCGACCGCTCCGGTGATCTGCTCGCTCTCGCCAATGACGCGCCCCGGAAACACGCGGTGCCGGCCGGTGCTACCGTGGTCGAACCGCTCAATGACGACCGGCGCGAGCATCCGGACAATCCGGCGCAAAAAATCCGCCATCCCCGCAATGTCCGCATCCTGCCGCCGTCGCGGGATTTTCATTGA